The following coding sequences lie in one Arachis ipaensis cultivar K30076 chromosome B03, Araip1.1, whole genome shotgun sequence genomic window:
- the LOC107629764 gene encoding protein NRT1/ PTR FAMILY 5.10-like has protein sequence MLPSLNNPECQVGRKLGSCATETQVILFFISLYLVAIGQGGHKPCVQAFGADQFDEQHPKELKDRSSFFNWWYFTMCAGCMGTLWILNYIQDNLSWVVGFGIPCAVMIIALLVFILGTWTYRFNVKGHGKSPFLRIGRVFVTAAGNRQAETIQEETSGTLPPQISQQFNFLNKALLAPDCSIKEGNVAGSVVEVEEAKAVLRLVPIWATTLPFAIVFAQAPTFFTKQGFTLDRTIFPGFDIPAASLQTLIALAIVVISPIYDRIFVPIARAITRQPSGITKLQRIGIGIFISIFNVIFAALVEMKRLQTAQEFGLVDEPDATIPMSMWWLIPQYLLLGAAEVFTMVGLQEFFYDQVPDELRSMGLALYLSIFGVGNFLSGFLISVIEGVTGSDGHDSWFADNLNKAHLDYFYWLLAALSVIGFTLFICFAKSYVYNHKRISRG, from the exons ATGCTTCCTTCTCTCAACAATCCGGAGTGCCAAGTTGGCAGGAAACTGGGATCATGCGCAACTGAAACTCAAGTAATCTTGTTCTTTATCTCACTTTATCTGGTGGCCATTGGACAAGGTGGACATAAGCCCTGTGTTCAGGCATTTGGAGCCGATCAATTTGATGAACAGCATCCGAAGGAGCTCAAGGATAGAAGCTCGTTCTTTAACTGGTGGTATTTCACAATGTGTGCAGGTTGCATGGGAACTCTTTGGATTTTGAACTATATACAGGACAACCTTAGTTGGGTCGTTGGATTTGGAATCCCTTGTGCGGTGATGATCATTGCATTGCTTGTTTTCATTCTTGGAACATGGACCTACAGGTTTAACGTCAAGGGCCATGGCAAGAGCCCTTTTCTCAGAATTGGTCGTGTCTTTGTTACAGCTGCGGGAAATCGGCAAGCAGAAACCATCCAAGAGGAAACTAGTGGAACACTCCCTCCTCAAATTTCCCAACAGTTCAA CTTCCTCAACAAAGCATTATTAGCACCAGACTGTTCCATCAAAGAAGGGAATGTCGCGGGTAGCGTCGTGGAGGTGGAAGAAGCAAAGGCAGTACTAAGGCTGGTTCCTATTTGGGCAACAACTCTGCCGTTCGCTATTGTGTTTGCTCAAGCCCCTACCTTCTTCACGAAGCAAGGATTTACGTTGGATCGCACCATATTTCCGGGCTTTGACATACCTGCTGCTTCTCTTCAAACGCTTATTGCACTTGCCATTGTTGTCATCAGTCCCATCTATGACCGCATATTTGTGCCAATAGCTAGAGCCATCACCAGGCAACCCTCCGGCATCACAAAGCTACAAAGAATTGGGATTGGGATTTTTATATCGATATTTAATGTAATATTTGCGGCTCTTGTTGAGATGAAAAGACTGCAAACAGCACAAGAGTTTGGTCTTGTTGATGAACCGGATGCAACCATTCCCATGAGTATGTGGTGGTTGATTCCCCAGTACCTCTTGCTTGGAGCTGCAGAAGTTTTCACCATGGTTGGTCTGCAGGAGTTTTTCTATGATCAGGTTCCCGATGAACTACGAAGCATGGGTCTTGCTCTGTACTTGAGCATCTTTGGTGTGGGAAACTTTCTAAGCGGCTTTCTGATTTCGGTTATTGAAGGAGTGACAGGCAGCGATGGACATGACAGTTGGTTTGCTGATAATCTGAATAAGGCGCATCTTGATTACTTCTACTGGCTACTTGCTGCCCTTAGTGTCATCGGATTTACTCTCTTCATTTGCTTTGCAAAATCCTACGTTTATAATCACAAACGGATTTCTCGAGGATAA
- the LOC107634207 gene encoding transcription factor bHLH81, with amino-acid sequence MQPSSSGSGGGGSSGGVARFRSTPASWLESIFVKEEVEGEGEEEADPPALNSSSSIHQQGFTQLLSGDTSGVFRHNSSPADFVFDYSQQYVSSNYDYDYAYASPDNSSANNPIPQEIKQRGVKVENKIMKDSVPWKVRAKRGCATHPRSIAERVRRTRISDRIRKLQELVPNMDKQTNTADMLDEAVAYVKSLQKQIEELSEQQQRCNCVVQRSR; translated from the exons ATGCAGCCCAGTAGTAGTGGCAGTGGCGGTGGCGGTAGCAGCGGTGGTGTTGCCAGGTTCCGTTCAACTCCAGCGAGCTGGTTAGAATCAATTTTTGTCAAGGAAGAagtggaaggagaaggagaagaagaagctgaTCCTCCGGCGTTGAATAGCAGCAGCAGCATCCACCAGCAGGGATTCACTCAGCTTCTTTCCGGTGACACAAGCGGGGTTTTCCGCCACAATAGTTCTCCCGCCGATTTTGTATTCGACTACTCTCAACAATACGTATCCTCCAACTACGACTACGACTACGCCTACGCTTCTCCGGATAACAGCAGCGCGAATAATCCAATCCCGCAG GAAATTAAGCAGAGAGGGGTGAAAGTGGAGAATAAGATTATGAAGGATTCTGTGCCTTGGAAAGTTCGAGCAAAGCGTGGCTGTGCTACTCATCCTAGGAGTATTGCTGAAAGG GTTCGGAGGACTCGTATCAGTGATCGTATCAGGAAGCTGCAGGAACTTGTGCCAAACATGGATAAG CAAACTAATACTGCAGACATGTTAGATGAGGCAGTAGCTTATGTCAAGTCTCTCCAAAAGCAAATTGAG GAACTATCGGAGCAACAACAAAGATGTAATTGTGTGGTTCAAAGGAGTAGATAG
- the LOC107629765 gene encoding uncharacterized protein LOC107629765 isoform X2 encodes MMNVLALSLFLTSLAGAGLFSPTPSADQKQAESTIVKEGHRVVVVEFDGDGHQNTKISISPEQHAESDPGGVLLNTAKEKMKEAASVLPNVGQGLSSQAHDAAFLHASKDLICDAYGKCKHKIASAVDKAKDKAHDVIDLERESLARKKEAARGVVEKAKETVYDKAHDAKEYTKEAVEKAKEQGQTLRNDVVMNVTEGNDMLLGVRVAMRRVAAEYLGSMDYLDSLMGVANLMGFATAYGLCVWVTFFSSYVLSRVMPRQQFAVVQSKIYPVYFKAMAYSTGMALVGHVFGHRTKLMFERMKLEKEEGRGREDMTGEHSRTEEHQHQHSTADPNETGTNSATTPASASGAATPTRGAEQDAFRSKIFKLNEKLKKLNSYSSILNILTLMFLTWHLIYLGQRVHHGPC; translated from the exons ATGATGAACGTATTAGCGTTGAGTCTGTTTTTGACTTCTCTTGCAGGAGCAGGCCTGTTCTCTCCCACGCCGTCCGCAGATCAAAAGCAAGCGGAAAGCACCATTGTCAAAGAAGGCCATCGGGTTGTCGTTGTTGAATTTGATGGAGATGgtcatcagaacaccaaaatCTCCATTTCACCGGAGCAGCACGCAGAATCCGACCCCGGTGGTGTTCTTCTCAACACCgccaaggagaagatgaaggaggCGGCATCCGTTCTCCCTAACGTGGGACAAGGATTATCCTCCCAAGCACATGATGCCGCCTTCCTCCACGCTTCCAAGGACCTCATTTGTGATGCCTACGGAAAGTGCAAGCATAAGATAGCCAGTGCCGTGGATAAAGCCAAAGACAAAGCCCATGACGTTATAGACCTAGAGAGAGAGTCGTTGGCAAGGAAGAAAGAGGCGGCGCGTGGTGTAGTTGAGAAGGCCAAAGAAACCGTTTACGATAAAGCTCATGATGCAAAGGAGTATACAAAAGAAGCTGTGGAGAAGGCAAAAGAACAAGGGCAAACCCTCAGGAATGATGTGGTTATGAACGTCACGGAAGGAAATGATATGCTTTTGGGGGTTCGGGTAGCCATGAGGCGAGTTGCTGCTGAATATTTGGGATCCATGGACTATTTGGATTCATTAATGGGTGTGGCAAATTTGATGGGGTTTGCAACTGCTTATGGACTGTGTGTTTGGGTTACTTTCTTCTCAAGCTATGTGCTGTCGAGGGTTATGCCGAGACAACAATTTGCGGTGGTACAAAGTAAGATATACCCTGTATATTTCAAAGCTATGGCTTATAGTACTGGGATGGCTTTGGTGGGCCATGTCTTTGGCCATAGGACCAAG CTGATGTTCGAAAGGATGAAACtggagaaagaagaaggaaggggAAGAGAGGATATGACTGGTGAACATAGCAGAACAGAAGAGCATCAACATCAGCACAGTACTGCTGATCCTAATGAAACCGGCACAAATAGCGCCACCACCCCAGCCTCGGCCTCAGGAGCAGCAACACCCACACGAGGTGCAGAGCAAGATGCATTCAGATCGAAAATTTTCAAGCTTAATGAGAAGCTGAAGAAGTTGAATTCATACTCCTCCATCTTAAACATCCTCACTCTCATGTTTCTTACTTGGCATCTCATCTATTTGGGTCAGCGTGTTCATCACGGCCCATGTTGA
- the LOC107629765 gene encoding uncharacterized protein LOC107629765 isoform X1 has protein sequence MMNVLALSLFLTSLAGAGLFSPTPSADQKQAESTIVKEGHRVVVVEFDGDGHQNTKISISPEQHAESDPGGVLLNTAKEKMKEAASVLPNVGQGLSSQAHDAAFLHASKDLICDAYGKCKHKIASAVDKAKDKAHDVIDLERESLARKKEAARGVVEKAKETVYDKAHDAKEYTKEAVEKAKEQGQTLRNDVVMNVTEGNDMLLGVRVAMRRVAAEYLGSMDYLDSLMGVANLMGFATAYGLCVWVTFFSSYVLSRVMPRQQFAVVQSKIYPVYFKAMAYSTGMALVGHVFGHRTKALSRKAEIFQAYNLIAALFTVFANSVYLEPRATKLMFERMKLEKEEGRGREDMTGEHSRTEEHQHQHSTADPNETGTNSATTPASASGAATPTRGAEQDAFRSKIFKLNEKLKKLNSYSSILNILTLMFLTWHLIYLGQRVHHGPC, from the exons ATGATGAACGTATTAGCGTTGAGTCTGTTTTTGACTTCTCTTGCAGGAGCAGGCCTGTTCTCTCCCACGCCGTCCGCAGATCAAAAGCAAGCGGAAAGCACCATTGTCAAAGAAGGCCATCGGGTTGTCGTTGTTGAATTTGATGGAGATGgtcatcagaacaccaaaatCTCCATTTCACCGGAGCAGCACGCAGAATCCGACCCCGGTGGTGTTCTTCTCAACACCgccaaggagaagatgaaggaggCGGCATCCGTTCTCCCTAACGTGGGACAAGGATTATCCTCCCAAGCACATGATGCCGCCTTCCTCCACGCTTCCAAGGACCTCATTTGTGATGCCTACGGAAAGTGCAAGCATAAGATAGCCAGTGCCGTGGATAAAGCCAAAGACAAAGCCCATGACGTTATAGACCTAGAGAGAGAGTCGTTGGCAAGGAAGAAAGAGGCGGCGCGTGGTGTAGTTGAGAAGGCCAAAGAAACCGTTTACGATAAAGCTCATGATGCAAAGGAGTATACAAAAGAAGCTGTGGAGAAGGCAAAAGAACAAGGGCAAACCCTCAGGAATGATGTGGTTATGAACGTCACGGAAGGAAATGATATGCTTTTGGGGGTTCGGGTAGCCATGAGGCGAGTTGCTGCTGAATATTTGGGATCCATGGACTATTTGGATTCATTAATGGGTGTGGCAAATTTGATGGGGTTTGCAACTGCTTATGGACTGTGTGTTTGGGTTACTTTCTTCTCAAGCTATGTGCTGTCGAGGGTTATGCCGAGACAACAATTTGCGGTGGTACAAAGTAAGATATACCCTGTATATTTCAAAGCTATGGCTTATAGTACTGGGATGGCTTTGGTGGGCCATGTCTTTGGCCATAGGACCAAGGCGCTCTCTCGTAAAGCTGAGATATTTCAAGCTTATAACCTTATTGCTGCACTTTTCACTGTTTTTGCCAATTCTGTTTACTTGGAACCTCGCGCTACTAAG CTGATGTTCGAAAGGATGAAACtggagaaagaagaaggaaggggAAGAGAGGATATGACTGGTGAACATAGCAGAACAGAAGAGCATCAACATCAGCACAGTACTGCTGATCCTAATGAAACCGGCACAAATAGCGCCACCACCCCAGCCTCGGCCTCAGGAGCAGCAACACCCACACGAGGTGCAGAGCAAGATGCATTCAGATCGAAAATTTTCAAGCTTAATGAGAAGCTGAAGAAGTTGAATTCATACTCCTCCATCTTAAACATCCTCACTCTCATGTTTCTTACTTGGCATCTCATCTATTTGGGTCAGCGTGTTCATCACGGCCCATGTTGA